The Macadamia integrifolia cultivar HAES 741 chromosome 3, SCU_Mint_v3, whole genome shotgun sequence genome segment GTGGAGACCATCACGACTTCCCCCATCATACAAGAGGAGGGAGTGTAGCGAATCACAGTGTTCGGCTAATCGCAACAAGACCCCATCTGCGATAGTCATGCAAGTCCTGAGCTCCAATTCTTGGAGACGAGCAAGCACTTgatgaaggaagaggaggaggcgCCTTCACAGCTGCACAACTGCAATCTGCGGAGCTTGGTGTAGCTCCGCCACAGCCAACTAAAGCCGCGATCGCTAGCCTTAATTCCAATGGGTAGATGAAGGATCTGAAGCTCTCAGGTTTCGATTTCCctcttttcccctctttttcttcAGTTTTAGCTCTGAAAGTGAAAAGGGGAGAAGAGGACGGTTTACCTGTGTTGGGCGCGGgtttctaaaaagaaaaccGTGGTATTCTCAAAACCACAGTGGTATTGagatttcaaaatttcattgtACACCATCCGTTGGATCGTGTCAGCGACACATGTCGTAATCGTGGAGGTAACTGGACGGGAATTAGAGAGGCTGAAATTGGAGACGAGCCAAATCCTTTTACATGTGACACCAAAGACAACCCGTTCGGAACACctatctcctctctctctgtctcgTTGTTTTAATGCCCATTGAAGTTCAAACAatgcctctctttctctcagaTCAATAACAGTGTGTTTTTTTGGGATAggtaggccccaaggagagCTGAACTCACGCCCTCTTAATTGTGAGGAGTTGATCCTTACCAACTGAGCTATCACCTTCAGGTATAGCAGTGTGTTcttattctttatttctttttacaTTATAttgttcccttttcttttcattctcttacaaaacaaacaaatatacAAGAATTCCTAATATCACTTCcaatttttcctttcctttcttctctcctctcttcagaTTTCTTTTCGTATCCTATCCTCTCTGTACAACTGAATTCAGCCTAAAAATTCCCAAAATGAAACTTGACCAATGCTACTCTCCATAGGAAAAAGGAAATTCTACTTCAAATTTAACATTCCAAATTATTTTAGGAGGGACTGAAGATTTCCAAGAGGAAATATAGCAACTTTGTTAGATTTGACTGATGAATCACCATAGCTATCTGATAACCATTTTCATGATCAATTTGAGATTCATTTAATTTAAGTGATTTATCTACATCAGATGGTCTCTATAAAGCTTTCTGACCAATCATTAGAAGATATTTTTACCAGCTTTTGATGTGCTTTACAATAATATTTTCTGTATTTTCTGGATTTACAGAAAAGCCCATGCTTGAAACTCATTATCAGTAAGCTGTTGACTATATGTGGCAACCTAAGATTGGGGGGGTGAATTGGGTATACTAAGAGCTATGAGATTTTTTTCACACTTTTTCACACCCAAAGATTGGGTAATTCGAGTACTAAGGCAGAGGGAgatagagagaaatagagaaagatgGCACACTAATTTTTAGGTGTTTTACTCGTTCTTGAATTTCTACTCCTTCACAATCAAATGGATGAGACTTGTGGATATCTATTCTTTAACTATttcaagaaattatttttttaggatttaaatccagaaaatatagaaaatattaTTGTAAAGCACATCAAAAGTTGCTAAAAATATCTTCTAATGATTGGTCAGAAAGCTTTATAGAGACCATCGGATGTAATTAaatcacttgggcttattttattacaaataagccttgggttgtgttatgtataagttgggcctttgatcccatgggttttcttagaaattggccactttaatgggcctaaaatttgggtagaaggtaggaaaatgggatttataTTCAAtgcttttatttaagttgttttaattcaataaaggcccatggAGCCCATCGAGTGTAATGTCCTATATAGACTATTAGTTAGTCAATCCTACTCCATGTTAGAGTTAGAAGtctagtcctagttctatttgaagtcttagttgtagtaggagtgtctaggtCCTATTTGGAAGCTAGCTCCTAGTCAAGGTATGATTGTAATTCTATCCTCTTAAAATAGATGAGCATATACACTGATATTTCTTagaattgaatgaatgaattattgattactctttagcttaaaagttgttattgagaggtgagatacctaaacctttgaggggagtgatacccaaaacctgaggggtgagaaaccgtgagatacccattccttattctctttcacctttTTCCACCCCCCATtggttctattcttcttttctattttattttaagttccTGAAGACGGAGTCTAGGTAGCCCGTCGAATAGTTTAACTATTGGAAGGAAGGAGTTTGACTAAAACTGAAGGACTGATGTGACGAACTTAAATCAATTGCAATTAGTGGGCTGCACATTATGTTGTTATGTGTTCCTTGAAAAAACATAGTGTTTACACCTGAACATAACAAAAATAGTAAGAGCCAGTACAACATTTTAAAAGAACTAAGTGGTAAAGATAGCCATTACTTACACTTCGATATCGTAAAGACATAAAAGGCAAACccggtgcatgaggctcccgcatgtgtgaggtcgaggggagggggtgggaactacgtagccttaccccgagaatgtcgatAGGCTGTTTCAAcagcttgaccaccaggtcgcaacattcgtaCATTACCGTTGGACCAAGTGCGCCCCTTCACATATCTTAAAGACATAGTGTACTAAAACTCATAATGCTACAATGGTTAATGGAGTTTGTGTTGAACACCTTAGACTAAAATGAGGTCATTTTTAGCAAAATCTAGAACAGAAATGAATCAATGTTGTAGAGAGGAGTCTGAAGAGTTAGTGTATCTGCTTTTTCGGTAGTCATGCATAAAGGGCCTTCGATACTAGCGCAGGAGAAAGAAAGGCCAGCCCAACGAGGCCCCTAGTTAGTCCCACTGGTTTAAGTTATAACCAATCCAGCAAAGCTACTTTTCTGCCCATCGATTTAAGTGGTGTTCATGCCCATACTCAGACCCATATTCTGGTTATACTTGAGCCCATAAAATGGTCAATTAGTCATCAATGTACCCATCTAAGGCCCCAAGTCTGTCCCATAATGTGGCCATCAGTCTATACATAGGATATCTGCTAAGTAGCCACTATTGTTATAAATAGCTACATTTTGTAATAGCTTTAATTGTGAAGCATGGTTGTCGAGGTGTCACCCAGGCATCCATGCACAGCCTTATTGGTGTTGCCTTGCGTCCAAACCCCATCCAACGCCTTAGGTAGTCTaaacaccatgacaactatgttgcCAAGTCATTAGCAATataagagtttctattttttatgatacatttttttttttttttttaatagcaaCTAGGCCTTCTAGGAAGTAGGAAGTTACTATTTTGTGAAGTTATAAGCTACTTGGAAGCTAAGCCTTACCATTCTTGTACTTCAAgcttttaattttataaatacaaGATTAGGGAGACCATCCTACAATTTTGGTCCAATGGACTTACTTGTGTTCTCTATGGATGTATGCTACTGTAGTCTGTAGTGAACCAGTAGCAAACCTAGATGGTGAATTCTAGGTTGGGTAGTGGTGAAGCTCCCATAGGCTTTGGTGGTGAAGCCAAGTCATACCTCCTCCATCTTCcttattcttctatttttccTGCATACCCTTGTTATCGTGGGGGAGTTTTACAGGCACTAGGACTGCTGTTTGAAGACTGAAGGTGCACATCAGCCCCTCTCATATTGGTGCTAAGGAAAGCTTCCATATTGGTTTAACTGTTACTGCCAGCcaactccattaagttgggataaggctgagtttattGTTGCTGCTGCCAGCCGGCCCAGCCCTGCTGCGGTAAAGCCGGCTACAGTTCTGATTCTCCTCTTATTTTGTCTTCCAATTGGTGCTGTTGTAACAGCACCTTGAACCCACTGTTGAGGCTCAAACTTAGTGACAATATTCCCTCCTGTACCATACCTTCCATCGACCTGAGTTTGGAGTCCATGGATGCCGCTGATCTGAAGTTATTCACATTTCTCTTATTGTTATTTTGTGTTCATCTACCCTTGTTACTCTCCATCAAACCATTGGACTTGTTTGATATTTTGGACTCTAATACAGCTGGAATAGACCAGCATTCAACTAGTTTTTACGCCCCATTGGCTAGCCGGTTATTGAGGTATTAACTCTTCCAATTCTGCCCTTTTGTTTCGTAAGCCTGGGATACTGTGATTCTGTCCTGTGTTTTTTTTAGTTCATTAAATCTTACTTTATTTATCTAGAAGTCATCATTGGAAGAGGAGAATTTGGGAACACATCTAATTTAGTTATACAGCAAACTCACCAGGACCAGATgataatgcaggagtagattacaagaaactactcCAGCAGTTTATagccccaaacaagacaaataggaccaggaaacaaggaaataaggccatcaaataaatctccaaggatacaataccaatgcaggagcaaaaccagcccaaaacccaacccgataggagagagaaagacctgtaaTATGGCTGGgcagagagaggtgcggctaggtttgtagggctccaattgagctgcaaatttGATGGATTGTAGGGCGcaaggagggtacaaaaacaCCCAAATTTGAAGAACTTCTGAAGGCTGGTTGTAAAGTTATGAACTTTCTCGATTTTctgacctaagagagagaatttgcCAGAATTCTACAAGGACAGCAGCTGGTAGCCTTGAATGGTTCTTCCAAGAAGGATCAATTGATCCACTAATGATGTGGAACAACCCCTAGCAAGACCAAGCAAATCAGACTTCAGATGGAGGGGATATTGGAGATCGATTGGACTTCAAAACTGGAGTTCCTTTGCTGGTCATTCTGATTTAATAGGGCTTGAAATATCTGAAAACTCTCTCTTGGAAATCTCACAGCAACAATAATTaggaacataaaataaaattgaaaagaagaatagaaccgATGAGGGGTggagaagggtgaaagaaaataagaaatgggtatctcacccctcaggttttgggtatcacatccctcaaaggtttaggtaTATCAACTCTCAATAACAgctttttagctaaagagtaatcactcaataattcatttattcaaatctaagaaatatcagtgcataagctcctctattttAAGAGGATAGAATTACAATCATACTTAAGTTAAATGAATCTCAAATTGATCATGAAAATGGTTACCAGACAGCTATGGTGATTCATCAGTCAAATCTAACAGATTTGCTATACTTCCTCTTGGAAATCTTCAGTCCCTCCTAAAATAATTTGGAATGTTAAATTTGAAGTAGAATTTCCTTTTTCCTATGGAGAGTAGCATTGATCAAGTTTGCTTTTGGAAATCTTAAGGCTGAATTCAGTTGTACAGAAAGGATAGGATACGAAAAGAAATCAGAAgtgaggagagaagaaaggaaagaaaaattggaagaaatatTAGGAATTCTTGTATATTTGTTCATTTTGTAAGAGaatgaaaggaaaagggaaCAATATAAtgtaaaaagaaataaagaataagAACACACTGCTATACCCGAAGGTGatagctcagttggcaaggacCAACTCCTCACAGTTAAGAAGGCGTGAGTTCAGctctccttggggcctaccTATCCCAAAAAAACACACTGATATTGAtctgagagaaagagagacattGTTTAAACTTCAATAGGCATTAAAATAACGAGACAGAGATAGAGAGGAGACAGGTGTTCCGAACGGGTTGTCTTTGGTGCCACATGTAAAACCAGAGTGAAAGGCTGTATGACTTGTGTTTTCCAGCAATTTATAATAATGCCTGATATATGGTTGTTGTACACGAATAGAAAATTGGAAGATACTCAATACTCTATCACACAGTGTAGTGCAGTTTCCTACCAACATGGAAGTCTTGCCATTTCGGAAAGATTTTGGTGGCCAGTAAACAACAAACCCTAAATGTCAGATTATCTGCTGGCCAGTGTGTTTGTTGTGTGCTGGAAATGTTGAAGATCCAGGTGGCCATTTACTGATTTTTCCCCTACTATTACTCATTTTGTCTATGCTTTACTAGGCACTTTATGATTGCTCTATCTTCCCGGGCCTTTCAAGGAGTAGCTTAATTGTAAGAAAGCCCATGGGTTGGAGCTTTTCATCTCCATCTGGTTCCTCATAAGTCCGCTGGATCATTGAAAATGAAAGGAATAGAAGGGTTGTCCAACAAAAAATATGATGTGGGGCAGTTCTAACATTCTATTGGAGGGCTCGAATTATGTCATATATTGGCATCAAAACTACAAGGAGGTTGAATGTTTTCCAGGCTGAAGGTAAAACGCCCCGTTATGCTTTCTTGTACTTAGTTTTTTGTGCCTACATTGCACTTGGGGTATTTCCCCCCTTATGTTTCTTTCCCTCCAATAAATTCTCTCTCAAACAAGAAAGTACTGAAACCCATCCAATGTTTTACCCGCCCCACAGAACAGCAATTATAAAAGTACCCATCCGATGTTTTACCCGCCCCCACAGAACAGCAATTATAAAAGTGCTACCTTCCACCAGATGGAATACAAAATAAGGAATAAATGGCCAGATGGAAAACAAATAACAatcagagaaggaagagagagccTAAACGAAGAGATCTAATACGAGCCAACCACTCTCCCAATCAAATTGTTTGCGAAAGAAAGAATTCATGATTCATTTGTTAAATCAGCTGGATTTTGGCAATTCAATATGAGGTCCTGAGTCTCGCCAAATTAAATAGACTCAAACTGAAAAATCAACACAAACACCTACAATTTTAAATAGAAACCAACGAGCCCACGAAAATATGAATACGTAACAAACATGTTGATAAGATAATAAAATCTACTAAATAGTAATTAAAAATTTTGTTCTTGGAACATATAAAAGACTAATCATGAAACGAATTGGGAGATCAACTGAGGAAGTTAGGTCAATGAAACAGGAGGGGAAAGCATCAGATTCAATATCAGTAATAAGAAGATCTgatacaataataaaaaaaatgaaatgtgtAATTAAGATAAATATAGTGAATATTAGGGTCTGCATCACTGTTACTTACGAATTCCTTGACAATACCCTTGTAAATGAGGACTGGAAGAGCGATACCGAAGATGCCGACCAGAGCGAAGTTACGACGAGTCCAGCGGAAGTTGTGCTCCAAATTCTCCCTCGCTGAGTTCCAGTCTTCTATGAATCTGTTCTTGTTCACTTCCATGCCTCCACCCATCTTCGCTGATTTTgcttttctcctctctctcacaGTCTCGCACACGCGTTTGTAATGTGCTGGtagttttctttcttaaatATGGGCATCGTGGACCATTTTGTTGCTGTTAGGGAACCTGAAGTCGGGACTCGGGACTCGGGACTCGGTATCCGGAATCCGGATAGGTCTCGGACGATTCTGATCTGATTTGAATTAGAACCGGTGACAGTATATTTAATTCTATCAGTTGGTCGGTTCAATCTGATTTTAATTTGACTGAATCGGTTTTGATCCAGTAACttaatccaaaaccaaaccaaattacaCTCACCTCCTCTATACTTGCCTTAATATCACTTTCACCCCCGCCAACTTACTTTGAAAAGTaccactcccctcccctctacTTAAAAATTCTATCAACTGTCTCCAATCCTTTTGAGAACCTCTTAAGTGTTGATATCAACCGTACTTTATTTCTTATAATTCCTAAATTACCCATTTATGATTAAAATATCAAGATTGACCCTTCCTTAAAGATAAGAGCACTAAAGTCATCTTTTTTGTTTGGACATGCTTCTCATTGAAGCTCACTGAAACCCCATAATTGGGTTGAAACCATATATTGCGATTAACCTCACCAAAACCCTAGAGTTGGTTGAGTTATAGCTTCCAAATTGCATGACTCCACTTTCGAAAGATATCGATTCCTAAGGTATAAAAGACAACCATTGATCATCTAACTTGAGATTTTGAAACAGCAAAGCAAAATTTGAATTATTATGACTAAAACTAGTGGCTAAGACCCGTAAGATCCAACACTAGTATCCAGCCAAAAGATATGGGAATGATTGAACGACCACCTCCAACCTAAGATTCAACATAGAAGTTGATTGTCTAGTAGTGCCAGACAAACACCAAGATCCGAAAGGATAGGACACCGCCAATAGGGACTGTGCGAATGGAGGGTCCATATGATCTCAAGGGATAGTCAAACCGTGGAGCAGCACGTTCGACTGCTCAACCAGGGCAACTAGGTAAACACGCCATCTAGTCTCCACGAATCGGCGTAAAGGCTCCCTAGCATCATCAAAAAGGATCTCCTCGAAAGGAAAGTTAATCAAGACTGGCTTGCATACCCCGAGACGTAAGCAATTCCAGTGAGGATATTCATTAAAACAACAAACCTTCCCATAAAAGAAGGAAATCCTATCGTATTCTCCAGGATATGGCCAAAACATAATAGTTTACATTACAGAGGCTATCCCCACACTACTTTCTCGATACAACTCTTATCAGAATTAAACTCCTACCTACAATGGTAAACTACTACAGTTGGGCTCTTCACTGATCTCTATGAGGGacgtattttatttattttatttattttatttattttatttattttatttattcagagAATTGTCTGTTTTTGCATAGAAGTATGATTTACGCATCAAAGAGTCCCCGTTAGATCAGCCCATCGCGCATTCTCACATATTTGTTCGTATATGTAAGACATGAAAGCAGCATAAGACGATTTCCTGGTGCAACACAAATCAAATGACATCATAGAATTCAGAAGAGCATTAACTCAATTGTTTTCACTTTTACTCTAGCAGGTATGAGTGTGATACTAACTGAAAAATGAGATGAGGGTTTGGACAAAGGAGAAGTGAAGCATCACAAGAAGGTTTTGCGAGATAACATCCAGGGTATCACAAAGCCTGAGATTCGTCTTGCAAGGAGAGGAGGTGTGTTAGAGAATTAGTGGTCTTATCTATGAAGAGACAACGGTGTTCTTAAGTTCTTCCTTGAGAATGTAATTGGAGATGTTGTGACGTATAAGGAGCACGCAAGGAGGATGACAATGACGGCCATGGACGTTGTCTATGCCCTGACGAGGCAGGGGAGAACTTTTTATGGATTCGGTGGTTCAGGAATTTCATTTCTGCTATATTTTTTGAAATCATTGTTGATTGTAGATTTTGGTTATACTTGAACCTGAATTTCAACTTAGTACAGTTGTTTCTATGTGTTCTTCTTAAGCATACATTTCTCTTTGAATCATTGATCTAAAAATCGTCGGCTTAATTTTGTTATCATCTCTTATTTGATTTAATGGGATATGCTTGTGAGTCAAACCGTGCAAACCACATTATTGCTGGATTCATCTTGTTTTCTCGTTGGTTACAAATTTTAATGTGTTGTCTTTATTGTCTTTCCAAATATAATGATTTtatgtaataaaaaattttgggtACTAAATTTTCGTctggtttcttctttcttttttttttttaattattgcaGCTGGGACTTCATCTATGCTGAGTATGTGATGGCTGCAAGACATCATCATAGATCAATTATTTGGCAGGTGATTTTCtgtctttgttttttgggtaatgAAAGGATTTCTTTGGTTAGCTAATATTCACTCTTATCTTTGTTTTGTAACCTTGTTGACCAGTTGATTCTTCTTTGATCGGGCATTCATTTTTCATTACTTTTggactttgtttattttttttttaacctatttTTTATGCCTTGTATCCTTTCCGCATTGCAAATGTTACACaataaattttggaaacttCAATTTTCATAATAGTATCTAATGCAGAACATGGCATCTAACCAGTGAAGGAAGAAATTCCATGTTCCAGTTAGTGTGGGAGATCAAAGTCTATCATCACATGGACCATCTGCTGTAATCCAATTCTAATAGGAGGGATAGCAAAAAATTTTAACCAAAATCTCAGAAATTCCAGAAAATTTGATGTTAGGTCTTGTGGGAATAATTCAATAACTCATGAACTGGAACTTATAACGGCGACGAGGGAGGAATGTTTAATAGCAAAACAtgacttattttatttatatttttggcAAGGGAGTTAGAAGGGGGTGATTTCCTCTTTATGAGTTTAGCATATACCAGCTAATGTAGGGATAGAttggacaaccaaaccagacccaagactgcaagaacttttaaactaagaacaaccaaaaccacccaatagtaaacaacaacaacagtccAACTTAAACCAGTCAGCAGTCCTTGAAGAAACTAAAATTAGCAGATCCACAATCAGGAATTTCAGGAAACAGAGTTTGCATCAACAATTAGGAGTTCCAGCAACAGAAATAGAGTAATTGAATAAGTAGGATCAGAATCAAAACATATCAGGACCAAATAACCAAATCAGAACTCGATTCTGACAGTAGGTTCTGAAATCTGGCATTAACTTCTGAATTTTCAGCAGAGTATTATCAAGGAACTAATAACACATCTAAGGACTGATTTGAAAGTCCAACCCATTGGAGAATAATAGCAGCAGTCAAGTTCCATACATATTTAAACAAAACAGAATTCAGAATTCAGATCTGGGCAAAATCCATAACCGGCCAGAACTGAGTAATAGTCCACTTCAGCAGGAACCAGTGGTCTGATTAGcctcaaaattggatcgaactTCCTTTAGAATAGGACTAACCTTTGATCAAAATTAGAAGGTCATCGGATGGCCAGAACTCCCCAAACAACTAGGCCAACAGTAGATAAAATAGAGAATCTTAACCCATAAATTCTGTACACAAATTAGAACCCTTACCTGATTGTTTTGACAGCAGTAGAACCTTGAAaacaaacttgaaagaaataagaaagcttgaagaaaacctcctggacttcacgccgcatgGAGttgcttggatcaaacaccaaacccttatTCTTTGATTAAACACAAAGAACCCTCATAGAGGAGAAACGCAGTAgcatctttttttgttcatcAAATTGTGTCTCTcctaatgagagctctccttcatttataata includes the following:
- the LOC122074518 gene encoding uncharacterized protein LOC122074518; the protein is MGGGMEVNKNRFIEDWNSARENLEHNFRWTRRNFALVGIFGIALPVLIYKGIVKEFHLQDEEYRRPPRKFL